Proteins found in one Sporosarcina jeotgali genomic segment:
- the mraY gene encoding phospho-N-acetylmuramoyl-pentapeptide-transferase, with translation MTLVTTITAIAVTFGLTAILGYAIIPLLRRMKFGQSIREEGPQAHMKKAGTPTMGGLIFLVAILIATPILSYINGVLTTQTIVLLLVLVGFGIIGFIDDFIIVVMKRNLGLTSLQKLIGQIIIAIFAFFLLKLGPFDTVISIPFTGFEIDMGIFYVVFLIFWLVGFSNAVNLTDGLDGLVSGTSSIAFSAFGILAVSYNQQDIAMFSFVVSGAMLGFLLFNMKPARVFMGDTGSLALGGALAMISMLIKQEFLLLIIGIVYVIETLSVIIQVISFKTTGKRVFKMSPIHHHFELSGWSEWKVVLVFWGIAFLAAIVPVLMEVM, from the coding sequence ATGACGCTCGTCACAACAATCACGGCAATTGCCGTAACATTCGGCCTTACGGCTATTTTGGGCTATGCCATCATCCCGTTGCTGAGACGGATGAAATTCGGGCAAAGCATCCGGGAAGAAGGACCGCAAGCCCACATGAAAAAAGCAGGAACACCAACAATGGGCGGACTGATTTTTTTAGTAGCGATTCTCATCGCAACGCCTATTTTGTCTTACATAAATGGCGTACTCACTACCCAGACAATCGTTCTATTGCTTGTTCTGGTAGGATTCGGGATTATCGGGTTCATTGATGACTTCATAATCGTAGTGATGAAACGAAATCTAGGTTTAACATCATTGCAAAAGCTGATTGGGCAAATCATTATCGCGATTTTCGCGTTTTTCCTATTGAAATTAGGACCTTTCGATACAGTAATTTCGATACCATTTACAGGATTTGAAATCGATATGGGAATCTTCTATGTTGTATTCTTGATTTTCTGGCTCGTTGGTTTCTCGAACGCTGTGAATCTCACAGATGGATTAGATGGTTTGGTATCAGGTACATCATCCATCGCATTCTCAGCATTCGGTATTTTGGCAGTATCCTATAATCAGCAAGATATCGCGATGTTTTCATTTGTTGTATCAGGTGCTATGCTCGGTTTCCTATTGTTCAATATGAAACCCGCTCGTGTATTTATGGGGGATACTGGTTCACTGGCACTTGGCGGTGCATTGGCAATGATTTCTATGCTCATTAAGCAAGAGTTCTTATTGCTTATTATCGGGATTGTTTACGTTATTGAAACACTCTCTGTGATCATTCAAGTAATTAGTTTTAAAACAACAGGTAAACGGGTATTCAAGATGAGTCCTATTCATCATCATTTCGAGCTTTCGGGATGGTCGGAATGGAAAGTGGTCCTTGTCTTCTGGGGGATTGCATTCTTAGCTGCAATTGTACCTGTACTTATGGAGGTGATGTAA
- a CDS encoding stage V sporulation protein D — protein sequence MRSKKRLRAVFIIFLLLLGATVGKLFHAQIIKHEWLKERAQANWDREIPFGGVRGEIVDRNGKLIVGNQLAPTLYFMPAQNPDPEEAAAKLAPILQVDQVKLAEKMSKKDYMVKLAPEGKNIAKAQADEISALKIPGLYTGVDFMRSYPNGELLSRLLGFTGYDGKGLAGIEYAYNDFLDGTGDRIRMYTDARGVPLPHVDDDFKDGKEGSSVVLTIDAEMQKIVERELSQAMEKYDASQALAIVMNPKTGELLSLASAPTFDPANYQDANPDIYNRNLPVWMTFEPGSTFKIMTLAAGLEEKVIDLDHDSFNDPGYTMVGGARLRCWKREGHGHQSFLEVVENSCNPGFIEIGRRLGEKKLSSYIRDFGFGESTESGIAGEAKGILFAENAFGPVEQATTAFGQGIAVTPIQQVQAVAAAVNGGMLYKPYIVKEIIGADGKATQSYVPEMKRRVISEETSAEVRRALESVVANGSGRNAFVDEIRVGGKTGTAQKVQDGKYKEGDYIVSFIGIAPSNDPELVVYVAIDSPKNSVQFGGVIAAPIVGRIIEEIAPLASIEPQKDQVEKEYRWGDPLTQEIPDLKGMTKDEVAKQQYTLRIEWHGNGKKVSKQLPVAGTVVNEEDVIHLYTE from the coding sequence ATGCGGTCTAAAAAGAGACTGCGGGCCGTGTTCATTATTTTTCTGCTGCTGCTCGGAGCAACGGTTGGTAAGCTATTTCACGCACAAATCATTAAGCACGAATGGCTAAAAGAGCGCGCACAAGCAAACTGGGATCGGGAAATTCCTTTTGGCGGTGTACGAGGAGAAATTGTGGATAGAAACGGAAAATTAATTGTCGGGAACCAGCTCGCTCCAACTCTTTACTTCATGCCGGCTCAGAACCCAGACCCTGAAGAAGCAGCGGCAAAACTTGCGCCGATATTACAAGTCGATCAAGTGAAGTTGGCAGAGAAAATGAGTAAGAAAGATTATATGGTCAAATTGGCGCCTGAGGGGAAAAATATTGCAAAAGCTCAAGCAGATGAGATTTCAGCGTTGAAGATTCCTGGATTATATACAGGTGTGGATTTCATGCGAAGTTATCCGAATGGAGAACTGCTGTCACGTCTATTGGGATTTACAGGATATGATGGTAAAGGGTTGGCCGGAATCGAATATGCATACAACGATTTTTTGGATGGAACAGGGGATAGAATCCGTATGTATACCGATGCAAGAGGTGTTCCGCTTCCGCATGTAGATGATGATTTCAAAGATGGAAAAGAGGGCTCATCAGTTGTTTTGACAATTGATGCAGAGATGCAGAAAATCGTTGAACGGGAACTTTCGCAAGCCATGGAAAAATATGATGCCAGCCAAGCACTTGCAATTGTGATGAATCCGAAAACAGGTGAGCTGCTCTCCTTAGCATCAGCGCCAACATTTGATCCAGCTAACTACCAGGACGCGAATCCTGATATTTATAATCGCAATTTACCGGTTTGGATGACATTTGAGCCGGGTTCTACATTTAAGATTATGACATTAGCGGCAGGACTGGAAGAAAAAGTTATTGACTTAGACCATGATTCCTTCAATGATCCGGGGTATACTATGGTAGGCGGAGCTCGCTTGCGATGCTGGAAGCGGGAAGGCCATGGCCATCAATCATTCCTAGAAGTCGTTGAAAACTCATGTAACCCGGGCTTCATAGAAATCGGCCGCCGGCTGGGGGAAAAGAAACTTTCTTCCTATATACGTGATTTTGGCTTTGGCGAATCGACGGAATCGGGTATAGCAGGCGAAGCAAAAGGAATTTTGTTTGCAGAAAATGCTTTTGGACCTGTCGAACAAGCAACGACAGCATTCGGTCAAGGGATTGCAGTAACGCCGATTCAGCAAGTGCAAGCAGTAGCGGCGGCAGTTAACGGCGGTATGCTGTACAAACCATATATCGTCAAAGAGATTATTGGCGCTGATGGGAAAGCAACACAATCATACGTACCTGAGATGAAGCGTCGAGTCATTAGCGAAGAAACATCTGCTGAAGTTAGAAGAGCGCTAGAATCTGTTGTTGCAAACGGATCAGGGCGCAATGCTTTTGTCGATGAAATTCGAGTAGGCGGAAAGACAGGAACAGCTCAAAAAGTTCAAGACGGAAAGTATAAAGAAGGAGACTACATTGTTTCCTTTATTGGAATTGCACCTTCAAATGATCCTGAACTAGTGGTCTATGTAGCGATTGACAGTCCTAAAAACTCAGTTCAGTTCGGCGGTGTTATTGCAGCACCGATTGTCGGAAGAATCATAGAAGAAATTGCACCGCTGGCAAGTATTGAACCGCAAAAAGACCAGGTGGAAAAAGAATATCGATGGGGAGACCCGTTGACACAAGAAATTCCTGATTTAAAAGGCATGACAAAAGACGAAGTTGCAAAGCAGCAATACACACTAAGAATTGAATGGCACGGAAACGGCAAGAAAGTCAGCAAGCAGTTACCTGTTGCAGGAACAGTAGTGAATGAAGAAGATGTAATTCACCTGTACACAGAGTAA
- a CDS encoding penicillin-binding transpeptidase domain-containing protein, with amino-acid sequence MLLLFGGLFFLLFGRMLQIQITGQIDGRALAAMADQKYLRESVLKANRGQIVDRSGEVIATDTLSYRLIAVLSQDASKGSKKPQHVTDFEHTAEVLSKYIDMDKEAILKRFTGAKEGAYQVEFGKAGRSISNETADAIKKEDLPGIRFFEDKKRLYPNGNFASYLVGFAMPEEDEDKNVKTVGKMGLEKTYNKQLTGTDGKADFKTDRWGIQLRDSKKNIEAPKDGQTIQLTLDKTIENFTEDALNRAEEKYHPEKMLAVVVNPKTGEILSMSQRPSFHPGTREGLTGNWLNEAVEETFEPGSTMKMFTLAAAIEENKWDPNAYYKSGHYEIYDQTIRDVNKVGWGMITFLEGFQRSSNVSMAYLLEKLGDQTLIEYFEEFGFGKKVGIDLPNEASGILLANYPSERLTTSYGQGSTVTPIQMVQAATAIANNGKMMTPYVIDQIIDPNTDKVVEKHEPAEKKSPISEKTAKHVREILESVITSEHGTGKKFALDGYDAGGKTGTAQIPKTSGGGYIAGDGNYLYSFLGMAPIDDPQLLTYVLVQKPKLKAGQYGSDPTSEIFTSIMESSLKYLNIAPDAVQPDESLKLKDYTGESSEKVTASLTEAGLKPIVVGEPGEVAEQSPSVNTKLTKGSLVLLKTSGATTLPDFTGWSKKQVLVFKSFSGLDIRLNGEGFVVKQSLSSGASVSDNDPIVITLEEPEQHNQTKPESEEEPEIIGG; translated from the coding sequence ATGCTGTTGTTATTTGGAGGGCTCTTTTTCCTTTTGTTCGGAAGAATGCTTCAAATTCAAATAACCGGACAAATAGATGGACGGGCACTAGCGGCAATGGCAGATCAGAAATACTTAAGAGAAAGTGTATTAAAAGCAAATCGGGGACAGATTGTTGACCGTTCTGGAGAAGTAATTGCAACAGATACACTGAGCTATCGGCTGATTGCCGTTCTTAGTCAAGATGCGAGTAAGGGTTCTAAAAAACCGCAGCACGTCACAGATTTTGAACATACTGCAGAAGTGCTGAGCAAGTATATTGATATGGACAAGGAAGCCATCCTAAAACGATTCACAGGCGCTAAAGAAGGGGCGTATCAAGTTGAATTCGGAAAAGCCGGCCGCTCCATTTCAAATGAGACTGCAGATGCTATTAAAAAAGAAGACTTGCCAGGCATCCGTTTCTTTGAGGATAAAAAACGTCTTTATCCGAATGGGAATTTCGCATCGTATTTAGTAGGCTTTGCGATGCCGGAAGAAGATGAAGATAAAAACGTGAAAACGGTTGGTAAGATGGGGCTGGAGAAGACATACAATAAACAACTGACAGGAACTGACGGGAAAGCTGATTTTAAAACGGATCGATGGGGAATTCAATTACGTGATTCCAAAAAGAACATCGAAGCACCCAAGGACGGTCAGACGATCCAGTTAACGCTGGATAAAACTATTGAAAACTTTACAGAAGATGCGCTTAATCGTGCTGAAGAAAAATATCATCCTGAAAAAATGCTGGCAGTTGTAGTGAATCCAAAAACAGGTGAGATTCTTTCCATGAGCCAGCGTCCGTCCTTCCATCCGGGTACACGTGAAGGATTAACAGGGAATTGGCTCAATGAAGCTGTTGAGGAAACATTTGAACCGGGTTCTACAATGAAGATGTTTACACTTGCAGCAGCCATCGAAGAAAACAAATGGGATCCCAACGCTTACTATAAATCAGGACACTATGAAATTTATGATCAAACCATTCGTGATGTAAATAAAGTTGGATGGGGAATGATCACATTTCTTGAAGGATTTCAAAGGTCATCCAACGTCTCAATGGCATATTTGCTAGAGAAATTGGGAGACCAGACACTTATAGAATACTTTGAGGAATTCGGATTTGGGAAAAAGGTTGGAATTGACCTGCCAAATGAGGCATCAGGCATTCTGCTGGCAAATTATCCAAGTGAGCGACTCACAACTTCCTATGGGCAAGGGTCAACTGTAACGCCGATTCAGATGGTACAGGCAGCAACAGCTATCGCGAATAATGGAAAGATGATGACGCCTTATGTAATCGACCAAATCATTGATCCGAATACAGACAAAGTCGTCGAAAAACATGAACCGGCTGAGAAGAAGAGTCCAATTAGTGAAAAGACCGCTAAGCATGTGCGAGAAATCTTGGAATCAGTTATAACTTCTGAACATGGAACGGGTAAAAAGTTCGCCCTAGATGGATATGACGCAGGCGGGAAAACCGGTACTGCCCAAATTCCAAAAACATCTGGCGGAGGGTATATTGCAGGAGATGGAAACTACCTTTATTCATTCCTGGGAATGGCACCTATTGATGATCCACAATTATTAACTTATGTACTCGTTCAAAAACCGAAATTAAAAGCAGGTCAATATGGATCAGATCCTACATCTGAAATCTTCACTTCCATAATGGAAAGCAGTTTAAAGTATTTAAATATTGCACCTGATGCAGTGCAGCCTGATGAATCATTGAAATTAAAAGATTATACAGGTGAATCTTCAGAAAAAGTGACTGCCAGTTTAACAGAAGCAGGCTTGAAACCGATCGTTGTAGGGGAACCGGGCGAAGTTGCCGAGCAATCACCTTCAGTAAATACGAAGTTAACAAAAGGTTCGCTTGTACTTCTTAAAACTTCTGGAGCAACGACTCTTCCTGATTTTACGGGGTGGTCCAAAAAACAAGTGTTAGTGTTTAAGAGCTTCTCGGGTCTTGATATCCGATTGAACGGAGAAGGATTCGTTGTAAAACAAAGTCTCTCAAGCGGAGCATCGGTTTCGGATAATGATCCAATCGTAATCACATTGGAAGAACCCGAACAACACAACCAAACAAAGCCGGAATCAGAAGAAGAGCCTGAAATTATTGGCGGTTGA